AAATACGCCCAATTAAACGGCCCAGAGGATTACACCCCACAATCACTGCCCCCCCAGCATAGGAAGATTTGATTTTAAGTAAATTCGCCACCGCCCCTGCGCTCAAACCTTGGGCAAAAACCGTCATCATGATCGTTAAAAAAACTAACCCCTTAATAGAATCTCCCCCGTTAATACCATTTTGGGTTAACAAAATAGAGAACAAAGAAGCCACAGAAGCCGAGACAATTCCGCGGGGGGCAATCCATGCTAAAAAAATCTTTTGACGCCAATTAAGATCACTATTCCAAGTACAAATTAAAATACTCAGGGGGCGAACCAAAAACATTAACACTAACACCGTTAAGACACTTCCCCACCCCAGGGCAAAAATACTATCAATGGATAAATCCGCCGCCAAGAGGATAAACAAAACCGATACACACAATACCGTTAACTGTCCTTTAAAACGCAGTAGTAACCTTTCTTCGGGAATACCAGACGCCCTCACCACAATTCCCGCCGTCACCGTTGCCATTAATCCTGACTCACTGATGATCATCTGGGATAGTCCAAATGTACCCCATACCCCAGCCAAAACTACTAAATTTTTTAATTCTTCAGGGACAAAATTGGCGTTTTTTTGAAACGAGCCTAATAACCAACCACTGACACCCCCAATGATAGCCCCGATACCGAGGCGAAATAATAACCCCGTGATAATTTCGAGGGAATAGGCAGAGCTATTGAGAATGGTATCTAATACCACCACCGCTAAAATGGCGCCCACGGGATCGATTAAAACCCCTTCCCCTTCTAATAAGGTGGCTACGCGCTTATCTACGGCTACTTGTTTTAATAATGGGCCAACCACCGTAGGGCCTGTGACAACCACCAAGGATGCGTACAAGAAGGCGATTTCCCAGGGAAATTCTGCTAACCAGTGGGCGGCCATGCCACCACCGATAAAGGTTATTAATGTACCGATGGTGACGAGATTTCGTAAACTCCCGGAGACTTTATCTAGTTGTTTTAATTCTAGGTTTAAGCCTCCTTCAAATAAAATGATGGCTACGGCAAGGGCGACTAATACTTCTAATCCTACTCCTAAAAGTTCAGGTTCTAGTATTCCTAAACCATCTCTACCGAGTAACACTCCAAAGATGAGTAGGAAGACGATACTGGGTATTTTGAAGAATTCTCCCAATACTTGAGAACTGATCCCCGCAAATACGGTTATGATGATTAGTAGGGTTAGAGTGAAAGAGTCTTCCATGATGTCAGAGGTTTAAATAATACGCCTTTGATTTTGCTAGTAATTTCTAGTCAAGTTACGATAATGTCTTATCCATGGTAGCTTAATTTCAACAATGATTGTCTTTGCCCTTGCTTTGCTCTTAACCCATCATGATTAATTGACGCCTAAGGAGCGATCGCACCTCATCCAAGGTACAATTAACCTGAGAAAGAATGTCTTTAACGGTTAAATTTCGTTGAGGATTACCAGAGGCTAACTTCATCACCTCAAATTCTTGGTCGTTGAGGGTAATGGGTTGATAGTTATAATCTAGTAAACTCTTACTTTCCCAACCTAACATACAGGGATTTAATTCAGGTTTAGCGGTTAATAATAATTGATCATCTTGCCATGTTTCTCGATTAAGAGGGGGTTTAGCAAGGAAAAATTCATAGTGGGTAACATTGGAAGGGTCTAATAATTCTATCAAACGGTAACGCTCTTGGATCGTTAATTGTTTTACCCTTTCTCGTAAATCCTCGCTTTTAATTAACCTTTCTATTTGCCAAAAGTCACAGTTGGAAAAGTCCACAAACTCTAAGCCCGAAGTGTTAATAAACTCGAATAAACTATCGATATTATAATCAAATTCATTGGGGTGAACATACATATCGGCAAAACATTCATCCCGTTGATTTTCCAATGCCCAACGTTCCTTTTCCCGTTGTAATATACGGCTAGATTCTGGTAATCCTGCAAATAACTCCCTACCTACCGCCACACCATCTCGATAATCCCCTATTTTATCTCCTTGGATAAGGGCGATCGCCCTTTGCATCAACAAAATCTCCCATCTACCCAACTCCCCATAAACGAAGATATGAAATAATCCATCATCAGCCAACTTATCCGCCAAGGCTTGAATACCCACCACAGGATTAGGTAAATGATGTAATACCCCCACCGAATTAATAAAATCAAAAGAGCCTTCCAACTCCCTTGCCCTCTCCAAATTAAACTGACGAAATTCAATATTTCCTTGAAAATCCTTTAAAACTCCCGACTTTTCCAACCTTTTTTGAGCCGTAGCCAAAGCATTTTCACTAATATCCACCGCCAAAATATCCGCCGTCGGATTATGTAAAACTAAATATTCGGTACTCGAACCCGTACCACAACCAGCATCTAAAATTCTAACCTGTGGTTTATGGGGTTTTTTTCCCTTACAAAAATTGTACGCCGATTGATAATGCCATCGCCAATTATATCCAGGGGGTGGCTCATCCAAGAGAGGATCGGGGGGAAAAGGATAGGTATTATATAATTTTTGCACTGCGTTTCTAACTTCAGACATAACCTGTTGCTCATTAAAATAAATAAACCATTAACAATTTACCATTGAGTTATGCCCAACTTGATTAATACTATCCCTCCCCCGAAAGATATTTACTCTATGGTACAAATTTTATGTAGATTTGTTACGAAAAATCCTTTTTTCATTGATATTTGCCTTGGAATAGCCTATTATGAGAGTGTGTTTTTAATAATAGAAATATGACCGTTAGCTTTTAAAAAAGTTTAGCCTCCCATTATATAACAAGCATAACATGAAACAGACCGAAAACGAAAAAAAGCCAAAAAATCAGTGATTTTTGTAACAAACATTAACAATTAAAGCACCTCATCTAACTTAACCCCAATAGTAGAAACCCCCACAAATACCGAACCAGTGGTTTTTTCCCGTAAACGAGCTTGAGCTTTTTCATATACAGAAGAAGATAATTCAATTTGTCCGGCTTCCCGAATAAATACCGCATTATCCTCAGAGAGATAAAAATCAACAAAAGCCTTAACTTCAGGACGTTCTAAAGATGTTGTTTTCACATAAATAAATAATGGACGCGCAAGGGGTTGATAAATTCCAGCCTCCACATTCGCCACACTAGGTTCAATGCAACCATCACCACCATCATCAGCATTTTCATTATCCAGCGCCACGGGTTTAAGCTCATCCAAATTTTCATCAAGATAAGACAAACCAAAATAACCTAACCCACCAACATCATTACTAACACCTTGAACAATGACATTATCATCCTCCGTAGCAGTAATATCCCCTCTACTCAAACCCTCCTCACCGTTAATGGCTTCGGTAAAATAATCAAAAGTACCTGAATCAGTACCGGGGGCATATAAATTAAGCGGTACATTGGGGAAACCCTCCCTAACTTGACTCCAATTATTAACTACCCCTTGAGATTCTGGACTCCAGATAGTGCGCAATTCATTAGCAGTAAGACAAGCAGCCCAATCATTTTCCTTATTAACCACCATGGAAAGGGCATCAAATGCCACGGGTAATTCGATAAACTCCACTCCATTTTGATTACATTGCTCAATTTCCTCTGGTTTAATCGCCCGTGAAGCGTTGGAAATATCCGTTTCCCCTGCACAAAACTTGCTCAAGCCTCCTCCGCTGCCAGAAATACCAATGGCAATGCGCACGTTAGGATTATCAGTTTCAAATTCTTCACTGACTATCTCGGTAATAGGATAAACGGTGGATGAACCATCGATAACAATATCACCAGTTAAACCGTTACTACTACTTACCGAAGAATTATTGGCGCATCCTGCCAATGCCGTAACCAACATAGAAGACATTAGTAAACTATTTCTTAATACTTTCTCTCTGGTAGTAATATTCATAATATTTATTGTATTTATAAACACTTATTCAAATAATAATTACTCTTTAAATAAAGCATAAAAAACAAAATTATAAATTAACAACAGGTTAAGAAATTAAATCTATTATGTCCGTAAAATTACGTAATAGTCTTGTCTAAGAAGGTTTAAGTTAAGAGAAGATTAAGACAAAAAAAGTTGAAAATAAGAGGTTTATTTTTTACAATAAATATGACGTAAATAAATGAGCAGTTCTGCTAAATGATATGCCCCCTAAATTAGATATTCTGGAGAGGAAAAATATTCTAGCTGAGTTACCCCTTGATAACTATCGGGTTGAAGTTGATGTTTTAACTAGCTTAGTGGAAAGTCATCTTTTAGCCAATCCTACTCTTTCTGGGTTTTTTGTCATAGAAGATAGGGAAATTTTAGGGGTTGTACCTAGACAAAAATTTTTTGAGATTATGAGTAGGGAATATGCTAGGGATATATACGCAAAACGACCTATTAAATTATTTTTGAATAACTATGATTATCAATCTCTAAAAATAGATATTTTTACGGGTATAAATGAAGCGGTGCAAAAGGCTTTGAGTCGTCCTCCAAAACAAATTTATAGTCCTATTGTAGTGATAGAAAATGGAAAAGAAGTGGGGATGTTGGAGTTAAGTTCATTAATTTTGGCTCAGGCTCAGATGTTTTCTAATATTAATGAAAAATTAACAAGTCAAGAAAAAGATTTGAGAAAATATGCTAGAAAAATAGAGAAAGAAAAAGAGAAGGTTAAGGAATATTCTCAGCAATTAGAAGAACAACAGGCTAATTTGAAAACTAGCAATAGTTTATTGAAAACTCAAACTCAAAGGCTAGAGCAACAGAAGGAGGAGTTGTCGAAACAAAGTAAAGAAATAAGTTTATTAAATCAAAGTTTTAATGAGCTAGGGGCTTTACTTTCTAAGAAGGGAAAAACTACTTTTAGTTCTTTGGAAAATAGTATTAAATCTATTATTGAATTTACTACAGAAGTAGGTCAAGTTTGTGATAGTTTTAGGGAAAAATTTAAGGGAATTGATCGGAGTACGTTTTTAATTGAAAGAATTAGTAAAAAGGTAGATAATTTGTCTCAACAAGTATCAATTATTTCAGCTAATTTACCTGCGGATAATAGTCGTTCTAGTTCTTTTAATGTTATTGCTAGTGAGATTGCTAGTTTAGGAAGTCAGATTAATGAGGCAAATACAACTATTAATAGTATGGCACAGCAGTTAAAGCCAGAAATTAAGTTTTTGGTTAAAATTTCGGAGAAAAATAAAACCGTAGTTAAGAAATTAGAACGGGATTCTATGGGAACACAATCAGCGTTAAGTGCTTTAGAAAATTTAATTGAAAAGGGGACAGATGATCAAGGAAATTAATTATAAAAAAAAGTTTAATATTGATAATTTTCCCAGTGTTTTGGTAGAATTTTTGATAACGGTTTTGGGCTTTATTCCTATTCTTATTACCGTTGGCATTGTGGGAATTTTTCTTTATGAAACTTGGGCTTTTTTTCAGGTGGTTTCGGTGGGAGAATTTTTGGGTAGTAGGGAATGGACTCCTAATTTTTCTGACCCTCAATTTGGTATTATTGTTTTGTTATCGGGAACTTTTTTGGTTACGATAATTGCTTTGTTAGTGGCGATTCCTGTGGGAATTTTGGGGGCGATTTATTTATCGGAGTTTGCCCCGAAAAATGTGAGAAGGTTTTTGAAAATAGCTATGGAGTCTTTGGGGGGAATTCCTGGGGTTGTTTATGGTTATTTTGCTTTGCTTTTTTTGACTCCTTTATTGAGAAATAGTTTGTTTCCGAATATGGGGGGTTTCAATGCTTTGAGTGCGGGAATTTGTGTGGGAATTTTGATTATTCCGATTATTTCTTCTTTGACGGAGGATGCTTTGAGTGGGATTTCTGATGATTTACGAAATTCGGCTTATGCTCTTGGTTTTACTCGTTTTGAGATGATTTACAAGGTGTTGTTACCTTTGACTTATCCTGCGATTCTTTCTTCTTTTACTTTGGCTACTTCTGTAGCATTAGGAGAAACAATGGTAGTGGCGATCGCCTCTGGGCAACGACCAAATTTAACTTTAAATCCGTTACAACCCATTGAAACAATTACATCATTTATCATCAAAGTGAGTTTAGGTTCAGTACAATTTGATTCTATTTTATTTAAGACTATTTTCACTTTAGGTTTTATTTTATTTTTAGTAACTTTTACTCTGAATACCATTAGTTATTGGTTACAAAATAAATCGGAAAAACAACTGTTTTCTTTTAGTACCAGTGTTAATAAATTAGCAAAAAAAGAATTAATTAATGTTAATCAAGAAACCAATGTAATTCCTGCTTTTTATTCCTCAGGGGGCAATAGTTATCAACCTTTGTTGAGGGAATCTTTGAGCGCCCCTGGCTTGAAAGCCCCTATTAATAATGTTCGTCTATGGTGCGATCGCACTTTTACCATTTTGGCATTTTTAGGAGCGATTTTTGGGGTAGTATTTATTGCTATTTTATTATGGAATTTATCTCAAACAGGGTTAGAAAAAATTAATTGGGCTTTTTTAACCAGCTTTGCTTCCCGTAGGGCAGAAGAATCAGGAATACTATCGGCATTAGTGGGAAGTTTGTGGCTGTTTATATTAACCCTTGTGATGGTAATTCCCTTGGGGGTAGGTAGTGCCATTTACCTTGAAGAATATCGCAAAAATAAACGCATTGATAACATTCTCGAAATCAGCATCGCCAATCTTGCTTCCATCCCTTCCATTCTTTACGGCTTGTTAGGTTTACAAATTTTTGTGCGCTGGATGCGCCCGATTACGGGGGGGCCTAGTATTTTATCAGGGGCATTGGTATTGACGGTGATGAGTTTACCTACCCTTATCATTGCTAGTCGTAGTGCCATTAAAAGTAGTAGTAAAAGATTAAAAAATGGTGGCTATGCCCTGGGAATGTCGAAACAGCAGGTATTAAGAAAACTAATTCTCCCCTCTGCTTTACCTGGAATTTTAACGGGAGTATTGCTTTCCCAAACGAGGGCATTGGCGGAAACTGCTGCTTTGATTGGGGTTGGGGTAGCCGCATCCGTGCGTTTTCTCCCACCTTTGTCATGGCAAGGGTTGCAAAGTAGTTATACCACTTTACCCGTGCAGATTTTTAACTGGTTACAAAATCCTAGTGCGCAAGTACAACAGTTAGCCGCCGCTGCCACCATAGTTTTAGTAGTTATTTTAATTATTTTAAACTTATTTTCTGTACTTATTAGGGAATATTTTAATAATCTTCAACGTAATTAATTATCAAAAAAAAGAGGATATTTTATGAAAACATTAAATAGTATTATTACCGTTCAAAATTTATCAGTCTATTATGAAAATACACCCTTATTACTAGGGGTTAATTTGGAAATTCCTGAAAATAAAGTAACAGGAGTAATTGGACGTTCTGGCTCTGGGAAAAGTATGTTATTAAGGTGTTTTAACCGTCTTAATGACTTAATGGAAGGCATCAGGGTAGAGGGTAAAGTTTATTTTGATGGTGAAAATATTTACACTTCTGGCATTCAGCCTATTCAGTTAAGGCGACGCATTGGCATGGTATTTCAACGGCCAACCCCTTTTCCTACTTCTATTTATGAAAATATTGCCATGGGTTTGAAGGTAAATGGTTTTCGTCAAAACTTGGATGATATTATTGAGGATTCCCTTAAGCGAGTGGGTTTATGGCAGGAGGTAAAAAATAATCTTCGTAAAAATGCCATGTTATTGTCTGGGGGGCAAAAGCAACGATTATGTATCGCAAGGGCGATCGCCCTTCAACCAGAAGTGATATTATTAGATGAACCATGTTCAGCCTTAGACCCTATTTCTACCCTTGAAATAGAAAACTTAATTTATGAGTTGAAAGATGATTATACCATTATCATGAGCGCCCATGACCTTAAACAAATAGCCAGGGTATGTGATGAGGTGATTTATCTTGATGTGCGAGATAATCAAGTAGGACAAAGGGTGGGATTTGTGCTAGAACAAAATTCAGTGGAAAAAATCTTCCTTAGCCCCGAACAATCGGAAACCCGTAATTATACCCGTGGGGTTATGCTTGAATCGGATTTTTAAGGGATAAATATGGGGAATAGATTATATGTTTATAATTTCCCCATCCTTTTATTTATCAACACTAATCCACGTTTTTATTAAAGCCTAATTAATTATTATTGAGGGCTTTTTGGGCTTCTTCCCTATCATCAAAATGCACTTTTTCTGTACCTAAAATTTGATAATCTTCATGGCCTTTTCCTGCAATTAATACCCCATCACCTGCTTGGGCAGTTTGGATGGCGGTTTGGATGGCTAAGGAGCGATCGCCCTGTACAATGGGGTTAATATGGTTAGGAATACCCGTCAAAATATCTTCAAGGATTTGATTAGGGTTTTCGGTGCGAGGATTATCGGAAGTTACTACCACCACATCTGCTAAATCCGCCGCTATCTTACCCATTATAGGACGTTTGGTGCGATCGCGATCGCCCCCACAACCAAACACACATATCATTTTACCCGTAATAAAAGGGCGAGAAGCCTTGAGTAAATTTTCTAAACTATCAGGAGTGTGGGCATAATCCACGATTACCGTAATATCCTGATTCGGTTTTACCTGCACCCTTTCCATGCGCCCCGGCACTCCTGTAAAATGGGGTAAACCTTGGGTAATGGTATCCAAATCAATACCCAACTGTAACACAGCACCCACCCCAGCCAAAAGGTTAGAAAGATTAAATTGCCCCACTAGAGGAGAAGAAAACTTAGTTTTCCCTTTGGGAGTGTGTAAAATTCCTTCTACTCCCGTGGCTTGATAAACTAAATCAGTGGTGTATAAATCGGCTTCAGGGTTAGTGACACTATAACTCCAAACATCTTTACTAGATTGGATCAATCTTTGTCCATAGGGGTCATCATAATTAATAATAGCCTTACCATGGAGATATTCATTATTAAATAGAAGGGCTTTGGCTTGAAAATAATCCTCCATATCTTTGTGATAATCGAGGTGATCTTGGGTTAAATTAGTAAATACAGCCACATCAAAATGACAGCCTTTAATGCGTTTTTGGGCGAGGGCATGGGAACTTACTTCCATTACGGCGTATTGGTTTCCAGCGTTTACAGCTTCCGTTAATTGTGCCTGTAAATCCACGGCAAAAGGAGTGGTATGACTAGCGGTTTTTTGATAATTTTGCCAACGGGCATACAATGTGCCAAAGAGGGCGGTTTTTTTCTGGGCTTGATGGAGGAAAAATTCGATTAAGTGAGTGGTGGTTGTTTTGCCGTTAGTACCTGTAACCCCTATCATACCTAACTTTTGGCTAGGATAATCATAAAATTTACTCGCAATTTGCGCACATACATCATTCATATCATCAGCAACGATGACGCAATCAGAGTCGGCGGGGGGCATTTTATCATAGGCTTCTTGACTAATTATAGAGGCGATCGCCCCTTCATTCAAAGCACTTTGCCAAAACTCACCCCCATCAACCCTCGTGCCAGGCATCCCAATAAATACATCCCCCGCTGAAACCAACTGAGAATTTGTCACAATCCCTTTCACATCAGTATCAAGGGCGGGATGTTCAGGAATTGAGTTAATCTGTTTTATATTGGACAACAATTGACGTAATTTCATCAAACTTCACCCCTCACTTAACAATAAAAGATTTTTACTATGTTATAGCAATATTTTGGGGAATAGGTAATTGATAATTAATAGTTGATAATGAATAAAAATTAATCAATGGTGCGACAGGCAACACATTGGGTTAAACGTTGTCTTAAAGATTGATAAGGAATCTTCTCGATAATTTCCCCCGCAAAAGCATCTAACAAGAGATGACGGGCATCATCTTCATTTAAACCACGACTACGAAGATAAAAAATTTCATCGGCTTCTAGTTGGCTAACCGTCGCACCATGGGCGCATTTAACGTTATCGGCGGTAATCTGTAATTCGGGTTTGGTATTAATTCGTGCCTTGGGAGAAAGTAACAAATTGCGGTTAAGTTGCGCTGCATTAGTTTCTTGAGCAAGTTTTGGCACATCTACCCTACCATTAAAAATACCATGGCCAGAGTCATCTAAAATATACTTATGGAGTTGGTTTACCGTGCCATAGGGGTGGTTTAAACTCACATGGCTATGGGTATCAGCTATCTGTTTTCCTTGCACCATGGTTAAGCCGTGAAGGTTAGTATAGGTTTGTTCGCCTTTTTGAAGTATGTCTAGGTTATGACGGTATAGTTTTCCACCCAAACTTATTTCATTTATAGTATAACTACTGTTACGGTACTGGGCGATCGCACTTTGGGCAATATGAAAACCATCCCCCGATTCCCGTTGAATGCGACAATGACTCAAAGACGCATTTTCCTGTAAATGAATTTCGGTGACAACATTTGTAAAATAAGGCTTACCACCCACCGCATCAGAACAACCAACGCTAGTTGCTCCATAATATTCTATAATCTGACAACGGGAATTAACCTCCCCAATCATCAAAATGCGGGGTTGTATAAAAATTGGTAAATCTTCCTTCGCCACAATATGGAGTAAATGAATAGGAATATCAACCTCCACATTTTTATCTACCCACACCACAAAAGCATCATTAATTCCTGCGGTATTGAGAGCGGAAAAAACTTCATTGTCAGAGTGATTTTGTCCTAAAAAATGACTAACTTTTTCCTTTTTACTCCCATCCAAGTTTGTCAAATTACCCACATAAACTCCATCAGGTAATGCAGAAATATCCGACAAGTTTTCATCATAAAAACCATTAACAAAAACTAGCCTAGAATTAGGGGCTTCTTGTAACTTAAAACCATCTAAAATAAAGTCAGATAAATTTTGTTTAGTAGGGGCATGGAAATCAATTTTTTGTAAATCACTTAAATCAGTAAAACGCCATGCTTCATCCTTGTTATTAGGAATATTTAACTTAACAACTTCCCTTGCAAACTTTTGTTTTAATTCTTCCATAGAAGTATTTAAATGATCACCAAAATTATTGGTCATACTTTCTGCTACTTGTAATAAATTACCTAAATAGGCATCACTATTGATTTGAAAGTTATTAGCATTGATAGTAGCTACAGAATTAGACATAAAAATAAAATATAAAATTTACAACAAAAAATAATAAACCTAACACGAAAACCACAAAAAATTATACCTCTACTAACTCTTCATCTTCCAAGAAATTGTATCCCCTTTCTTCTAACTCAAGAGCTAAATCTTTATTGCCACTCATGACGATTTTTCCTTGGGACATAACATGGATAAAATCAGGGGTAATATAATCTAATAATCTTTGATAATGGGTAATTAATAAGAAAGCATTATCAGGTTTTTTCAACTGATTTACCCCCTCAGAAACAATGCGTAAAGCATCAATATCTAACCCTGAATCAATCTCATCCAAAATACCCAAATTAGGCTCTAATAAAGCCATCTGCAAAATCTCATTGCGCTTTTTCTCTCCCCCAGAAAAACCCTCATTTAAGCTACGACTGAGGAAAGCAGAATCCATTTTGACAACGCCCAATTTTTCCTCGATTAAATCTTCAAAATCAAAAGCGTCGATTTCTTCTAAACCTAAATATTTACAACGGGCATTATAAGCCACTCTCAAAAAGTCTAAATTACTTACCCCAGGAATTTCTAAAGGATATTGAAACGCCAAGAAAATTCCAGCTAACGCCCTCTCATCAGGCTCTTTTTCTAATAAATTTTCTCCTTTATAGATTACCTCTCCCCCTGTGACTTCATATTCGGGATGCCCTGTTAAAACTTTGGAAAGGGTACTTTTTCCAGAACCATTACGCCCCATGATAGCATGGACTTCTCCTGCTTTGATTTCTAGGTTAACCCCTTTGAGGATAGGAGTGCCATCAACAGAAGCGGTAAGGTTACGGACAGATAATATAGTTTCAGTCATAATGAGTTATTTAATAATGGTGAGCGTTCTTAATTTTTATATATTTTCTTCTGTGGATCTATTTTAAGGTACTTTAGCAACATTTTTGTTGTTTTATTCTTTTTCCCCATGAAAAATTCACAAAACCCCATGAGTCGAATCTGTGATTAAATAGGTAGGCGTATAAATAACTTTTATGAAGGAGAATTTTAAATGGATTTATCTCGTATTCCCGCACAACCCAAGGCTGGTTTAATCAATGTTTTAATTGAAATTCCTGGGGGAAGTAAAAATAAGTATGAGTTTGATAAGGATATGAATGCTTTTATTTTAGATAGAGTATTATTTTCTTCGGTGAAATATCCTTATGACTATGGTTTTGTACCTAATACTTTGGCGGATGACGGTGATCCTTTAGATGGTATGGTAATAATGGATGAACCTACCTTCCCTGGTTGTGTGATTGCGGCGCGCCCTGTGGCTATGTTGGAAATGGTTGATGGGGGAGATAGAGATGAGAAAATTCTTTGTGTTCCTGCCGAAGATCCTCGCTATGATCATGTTAAGTCTTTAAAGGATATTGCGCCCCATCGTCTCGAAGAAATTGCTGAGTTTTTCCGCTCTTATAAAAATTTAGAGAAAAAAGAAACCAAAATTTTAGGGTGGAAAGATGTGGATCAAGTTGCTCCTTTAGTGGAACAATGTGTAAAGGCTTATAAATAAAGTTATAGCTGATGGGGGTTGAACAATGTTCAACCCTTCAAAGGGTTTAGCAGACAAACTGAATGTCTTTTTTTCCTTCGATAACTTTGCCGATATGGTAGGAGGAAATATTTTCGCCTTCAAAAAATGCGATAGTTTCTTTTACTTTGTGGGGTGGCACAATCACTACAAAACCGACTCCCATGTTAAAGGTATCGAGCATATCTTGTTGGTTGACGTTGCCTGTTTTGGCTAACCATTGAAAGATGGGGGGAATTTGCCAATTGTTGAGGTTGACTTCGATGGAGAGGTTGTCGGGAAGACAACGGGGTAAGTTTTCGGGGATACCTCCCCCTGTGATATGTGCCATGGCTTTGATGCCGAGGT
The sequence above is a segment of the Cyanobacterium stanieri LEGE 03274 genome. Coding sequences within it:
- a CDS encoding class I SAM-dependent methyltransferase; the protein is MSEVRNAVQKLYNTYPFPPDPLLDEPPPGYNWRWHYQSAYNFCKGKKPHKPQVRILDAGCGTGSSTEYLVLHNPTADILAVDISENALATAQKRLEKSGVLKDFQGNIEFRQFNLERARELEGSFDFINSVGVLHHLPNPVVGIQALADKLADDGLFHIFVYGELGRWEILLMQRAIALIQGDKIGDYRDGVAVGRELFAGLPESSRILQREKERWALENQRDECFADMYVHPNEFDYNIDSLFEFINTSGLEFVDFSNCDFWQIERLIKSEDLRERVKQLTIQERYRLIELLDPSNVTHYEFFLAKPPLNRETWQDDQLLLTAKPELNPCMLGWESKSLLDYNYQPITLNDQEFEVMKLASGNPQRNLTVKDILSQVNCTLDEVRSLLRRQLIMMG
- a CDS encoding phosphate ABC transporter ATP-binding protein, encoding MKTLNSIITVQNLSVYYENTPLLLGVNLEIPENKVTGVIGRSGSGKSMLLRCFNRLNDLMEGIRVEGKVYFDGENIYTSGIQPIQLRRRIGMVFQRPTPFPTSIYENIAMGLKVNGFRQNLDDIIEDSLKRVGLWQEVKNNLRKNAMLLSGGQKQRLCIARAIALQPEVILLDEPCSALDPISTLEIENLIYELKDDYTIIMSAHDLKQIARVCDEVIYLDVRDNQVGQRVGFVLEQNSVEKIFLSPEQSETRNYTRGVMLESDF
- a CDS encoding cation:proton antiporter — translated: MEDSFTLTLLIIITVFAGISSQVLGEFFKIPSIVFLLIFGVLLGRDGLGILEPELLGVGLEVLVALAVAIILFEGGLNLELKQLDKVSGSLRNLVTIGTLITFIGGGMAAHWLAEFPWEIAFLYASLVVVTGPTVVGPLLKQVAVDKRVATLLEGEGVLIDPVGAILAVVVLDTILNSSAYSLEIITGLLFRLGIGAIIGGVSGWLLGSFQKNANFVPEELKNLVVLAGVWGTFGLSQMIISESGLMATVTAGIVVRASGIPEERLLLRFKGQLTVLCVSVLFILLAADLSIDSIFALGWGSVLTVLVLMFLVRPLSILICTWNSDLNWRQKIFLAWIAPRGIVSASVASLFSILLTQNGINGGDSIKGLVFLTIMMTVFAQGLSAGAVANLLKIKSSYAGGAVIVGCNPLGRLIGRIYQNQGESVVLIDTDKDACEKAKQESLPVFESSGLDPEVMEKAGITSVGTLVALTNNGDVNLMIAQRAIEEFAPPKVLAVFPKQNDNNVKANKQKINQPFINELPVKIWNQYLQDGLFRLGKTVIRGKGEAIDFQQVHIQALITSGELLPLLVRRNGKLDIIQANEEWKLGDEIIYLLHDPRPQLLKRLSGVTASSRLNLEKLPKVEEIPLSVNIKQA
- a CDS encoding PstS family phosphate ABC transporter substrate-binding protein: MNITTREKVLRNSLLMSSMLVTALAGCANNSSVSSSNGLTGDIVIDGSSTVYPITEIVSEEFETDNPNVRIAIGISGSGGGLSKFCAGETDISNASRAIKPEEIEQCNQNGVEFIELPVAFDALSMVVNKENDWAACLTANELRTIWSPESQGVVNNWSQVREGFPNVPLNLYAPGTDSGTFDYFTEAINGEEGLSRGDITATEDDNVIVQGVSNDVGGLGYFGLSYLDENLDELKPVALDNENADDGGDGCIEPSVANVEAGIYQPLARPLFIYVKTTSLERPEVKAFVDFYLSEDNAVFIREAGQIELSSSVYEKAQARLREKTTGSVFVGVSTIGVKLDEVL
- the pstC gene encoding phosphate ABC transporter permease subunit PstC, producing MIKEINYKKKFNIDNFPSVLVEFLITVLGFIPILITVGIVGIFLYETWAFFQVVSVGEFLGSREWTPNFSDPQFGIIVLLSGTFLVTIIALLVAIPVGILGAIYLSEFAPKNVRRFLKIAMESLGGIPGVVYGYFALLFLTPLLRNSLFPNMGGFNALSAGICVGILIIPIISSLTEDALSGISDDLRNSAYALGFTRFEMIYKVLLPLTYPAILSSFTLATSVALGETMVVAIASGQRPNLTLNPLQPIETITSFIIKVSLGSVQFDSILFKTIFTLGFILFLVTFTLNTISYWLQNKSEKQLFSFSTSVNKLAKKELINVNQETNVIPAFYSSGGNSYQPLLRESLSAPGLKAPINNVRLWCDRTFTILAFLGAIFGVVFIAILLWNLSQTGLEKINWAFLTSFASRRAEESGILSALVGSLWLFILTLVMVIPLGVGSAIYLEEYRKNKRIDNILEISIANLASIPSILYGLLGLQIFVRWMRPITGGPSILSGALVLTVMSLPTLIIASRSAIKSSSKRLKNGGYALGMSKQQVLRKLILPSALPGILTGVLLSQTRALAETAALIGVGVAASVRFLPPLSWQGLQSSYTTLPVQIFNWLQNPSAQVQQLAAAATIVLVVILIILNLFSVLIREYFNNLQRN